Within Nocardioides rotundus, the genomic segment TCCGCCTTCGCGGTCTCGGCTCCGGTCGGCGCGACGGTGATGAGCAGGCGGTCGGCGGGCAGGCTGGTCATGCCCTCATCGTGTCAGACTCGCCCTGTCCCGTCGACGCCGGATAAGGAAGATTTGCCGATGAAGGCCGTGATCCAACGAGTTCTTTCCGCCTCGGTGTCTGTTGACGGGAAGGTTGTCGGGTCGGTGCAGGCGCCGGCGCTGCTGGTCTACCTCGGCGTCACGCACACCGACGGCCCCGACGAGATCGCCTGGACCGCCCGCAAGATCTGGGATCTGCGGCTGCTGCGCGAGGAGCGGTCGCTCTCCGAGCTGGGCGGCAGCGTGCTCGTGGTCAGCCAGTTCACGTTGTACGGCGACGCCCGCAAGGGCCGCCGCCCCACCTGGTCCGCGGCCGCACCCGGCGAGGTGAGCGAGCCGGCGTACGACGCCGTCTGCGAGGAGCTCCGCCGGCTCGGCGCGCACGTCGAGACCGGCGTCTTCGGTGCCGACATGGCGGTCAGCAGCGTCAACGACGGCCCGATCACCCTCCTGCTCGAGCGCTGAAGAGGCTCAGGCCAGGAAGGCCGCGATCCGCTCGTGGTAGCCGTCGGGGGCGAGGAGGAACGAGTCGTGACCGTACGGCGAGGCCAGCTCGGCGAAGTCCACCTCCACGCCGTGCCGGGTCAGCTCGTCGACGATCCGCAGCGACTGCCGGGTGTCGAAGCGCCAGTCGGAGTCGAAGGAGGTCACCTGGAAGCGGGTGGAGGTGGCCGCCAACGCCGCGGCGGAGGCCGGCTCGGAGAACGGGTCGAAGTAGTCCAGCAGCCGGGTGAGGTAGAGGTAGGACAGCGCGTCGAAGCGGTCCAGGAAGGTCTCCCCC encodes:
- the dtd gene encoding D-aminoacyl-tRNA deacylase, whose translation is MKAVIQRVLSASVSVDGKVVGSVQAPALLVYLGVTHTDGPDEIAWTARKIWDLRLLREERSLSELGGSVLVVSQFTLYGDARKGRRPTWSAAAPGEVSEPAYDAVCEELRRLGAHVETGVFGADMAVSSVNDGPITLLLER